CAAGGTGATGCACACGGGACGAGAGGGCACGTTTTCAAAGTAAAAGGGACAGATTTAGATTAGGTGccaggaaggaattcttccctgtgagggtggtgaggccctggcacaggtagccctgagaagctgtgcctgccccattcctggaagtgtccagggcaggttggatgggggtggaacaacctggtctagtggaaggtgtccctgcccatggcagggggtgggactggacGGGCTttaggatcccttccaacccaaacctttctacGACGACGAGCCCGACCCTGCGCCGCGGCCGCCGACACCGGCCGGTCCCCGAGTGCCCGGCGCGGGCTCGCCCCCGATGGCGGGGCCTGGACCCCCGACCCGgccgccccccggccccgcACTCACAGCGGCGCAGCCACTTCATCCAGTGGTACACGATGGTGCTGTGGTGCCGCTTGTTCTCCAGGCACCACGAGGAGAGGCCCTGGATCGACTCCATCGTGTTGGTCACCGCCTGCAGCTTCCTGTCGAGCGAGGCCTCGAGCGCGCCGGCCGCGGacgaggcggcggcggccgaggaagaggaggaggacgaggaggcccggccgccgcctccgccgcccgCCGCCATCTTCCCGCGCTGCTCGAGGCCGGGCCGCGCGGGGGGCGGCGCCTCAcggggcggcggggcccgggTGGGGGGGCCGGGCGGCGGTCACGGCCCGGGGGATCGAGGGGGCTCGGGGGTGCTCGGGTGGCGCCAGAAGGCGGTCCCGGCCGGGGAGAATCGCTCGAGCCGGGCGGTGCCAGAGGCGGTCCCGACCCGGAGGGATCGCGGGGACCCCGGGAGTGCCCGGGAGGTGCCGGAGGCGGTGCCGGCCCGAGGCGGTGCCGGTACCGGAGGCGGTCACGGCCCGGCCCCCCCCGCGCGCGCCGCCCGCCCCCCCGCCGCCATTTTGTGACTCCTGCACACGGGCGGGACGCGCACGCGCAtgccccgcccccgccgcgcctGCGCGCTCGCCGCCCCGCCCGGCAAGATGGCGGCGCCCCCACCAGCCGCttgctcccctcccctcccccgcCTCGTGCCCGTGAGGGGCGCGGAGAGCGCGAGCGCAGAAGCGGCGTTTGTGCCGTAAATCCCAAAATCGCTGAGGCTGGAAAGGACTTCTGAGTCCAACCCGTGACCGATTCCCACTCTGAGTGCCACAGCCAGACGTTCCTTGGACAAAGCCAAGGACGGGCACTTGAAGAAATTCCCCGACGTCCAACATGAACACAGCTCCATCCTTAGAAAAGAGGGGACGTGGCTTCTACCGCCCGCTCCCCCTCACAGGCCCCCGTCCCTCAAACGCAGGGGCATTATCGCTCTTTGCGCCCACCCCCTTACCCAAAAACACGCGACGGcgatttgttttaaaaaatatgtctttAATGGGGGTGCTGAGGAGAGCgctgggagctgcctggctCGGGGCTGTGGGGCAGGAGCGGCCGCGGGGCCCAGGCCGGGCTCAGTCCGTGGACTCGAGCACGGACTCGCTGAGCGCCAGGTCCCAGTAGTGCTCGGCGCTGTGCTTCTTGAAGTGCTCGCGCGCCATGTTCTCTGTGGGACACTGCTTGAACTTCATCTCGCCGAAGCTGCGATCCTTTGCCGTGCCCTGCGGGAGACAAGGGGTGACATCCCACCCCAGTTCCCACCCCCTGGCTCCAGGGCACGTGGGGAATGCAGGGATACGTGGTTACTGGGGCTACAGCTCAAGGAATGTGATGGAGAGCTGTGGGACACTGTCCCCCCTCAGCCCCATCCTGGTATGGAACCACCATCATGACTCACCTCCCAAACCAGAgagcatttgtttgttttcttaacgGACTCCTCGTCAGACTCATCATCATCTGGAAAAACCCCGGCCAATAAAGCCCATTTAGCCCCGGGCCAATAAAGCCCATTTAGCCCCGGAGGTGGAGCAGGACTCCCCCCTCtcacaccagcacagcacctctCACTCACCCTCTCCCTTCGTGTTTGACGTCTGCTCGTCCCACTTTATTCGATGCAGCATAAGACGTTTgaatttcttctgtgctttcGGGCCTGTGGAAGAATCAAGACTCAACATTCTCAGAAAATCCCTTAACCTGCTGCTGGTGGAGGTTCCCTTCCTCATAGAATGATCTGGGCTCTCTGACTGTATAACTGCACTCTGCAATTATTGCCAACCCCTTTAACGATGTAATTAAGGGAGTTTCTAATTGCCTCCTtgcttctttgtccttctctaACCCTGTCACTAATTTCCACAAAAATTCCTGCTGGAGGCAAGCTTCAGGATGCTCTGCAGCCTCAAAGGCCTCACCTCCTTCTACCACCACCACGTTGACATCTTTATGCAGGACCACCACGCCTGTGAGATACAGCTGCCCAGCATTTGCCTcgattttgaatttttttgctgGATTGCTCAAGTTTCGCACCCTAAGgataagatgaaaaaaattatcaagtGTTCGCGGAAAACCAGAACTTTATCCCAGCCCTGAGAGGTCCCTCTGCCCCAAGCaggcccagcagcagagcttaCCTGTGAGCTCTCTCTGAACTCCCTGAGCTCACTCACCTGTACACAGCTATGTGAACTCCCTGTGAAACATCTTCCTTCAGCTTTTTCACCTTCTTAGCTTTCCGCTGCTCTGCCGTGAGCTTCCTTGCTGCGTTTGCTTCCTCGTGAGCTCTAAAAACAAAgaggcaccactgaaaagaccAGTCCTAAACAAAACACCAGCACTAAATCCATCCAAAAGCGTCCCCGAAATGTCACAGTACAAATTACTACTTACTTCTGTCTCTTGGCCATCTGTGCTCGGACGTGAGCTTCCACCTTTGTTGGGTCCTGGACAGCTTCTGTGCCCAGCACCCGCATCAGGTTGGAAATCCTCACTGCAAGGGAGTGGAAGAGGTGCTGGGAGGGCTCCCACTGGACACGGCAATGGGAGAGGCTCCCACTGGACACTTTCCCACCAGAACACctgcacacacatacacccaCTATCCGTGTGGATTTCAGTTCCGTGCCATCCCACCAGGGCTGTACTGCTTCAGCACTCCAAATGCATCCATGCCTGGCCAGGGCCTGCCTGTCACTCACCTTTGGGCTCTGGTGGTGGCATCAGGCCCAGCCTGaccttctcctgcagctccttctgggCTTCTCGCCGTGTCTGGCGCCGTAACttcttctgctctttctttGTTAAATACACACCCAGGGTCACCGGCGTGTCACTGTCCACTGGCAGGGAAATGAGACCATGAGGAATGTGccctgcaggagccaggggGATGCAGGAGCCAGGGGGATGCAGGAGCCAGGGGGACACCAGCAGTGCTGCGTGGAGGGCTCGGGGCTGCTTTAACAGCCAAACTCCCCCAAGCCAGGGCCATACCCGGGGGGTtgagctgggctgggtgctCCACCAGGTTCGTGATCCCGAAGTACTCGTCCTTCTTTGAGGTCGTCCCGCCTTTTCTAGAAAGGAGAAAGTTGGGCATCGTGGcaccattcccagcaggaattcctgcacaAATCCCAACCCACAGCTCAATTGGCTGAAGGAGACCCACAGTGACATGGCCTTAATGTACAGGTGTCCCACCCTACTTCGGGGTTCGGAAGCAGGGCCCCACATCCATCATGAACACAACTCGTGCAGAATGCTCATGCttggaaacaaaaccaaacctccCCAACTCTGTGCTAAAATatccccccagctccccagcagctgcctACTACAGCCCTCAGAGAAACTCTGGGAGCAAGCCCAGTGTCTGGATCTTGGAGATGAGAGGTGGAATTCAATGCTCAAGCACGAACATCTGGCCTGATTTCCCCATGTGCTTCCCAGACCCACCGTGCAGCTCCTGAATTCCTGCTGTGGCAGAACCATCAACAGCTGGCAATACTCACAAATCCAGGCCATTGGGGATGATGTAGGAGTCCCACCACTCGATCTCTGGGATCTctccctccttcagctccttcTTGGGTGTGATCAGAGCCAACTTGGTGGAAGTGTGAATCCCAGTTTTCCTGGCAGCCTGGGAGATCTCTGCCTGCAACTTTTCTAGCTGAGCCTGAGAACGAGAAGGAAAATGGAACAGAAAGGTCATTCCAAAACAGCAGAACTTCTGTGAAGAGCTGAACACAAATCACCTGCTGATTTATCTGGGTTTTTAAACAATTTATAGCAGACTGCAAGAGAAACCACACAACACagtgatggcaaaggaaggatcTCCCAAACCTAATAGAATGCTGCTCTTATTCCTGAGCCTTTCAGGACCATGGAACCTTCCCAAAGGGACATCTCCCTCTAGGGACTGTATCCCTGGACTTTTactcttcccttctccccagaaCTTGGAGTGTTTTATCAAAACTCATTTAAATCTCCACCTCTGAGTTGATCACTCAGCCAGAGACAAATCTGCTCTCTTGGGAACCTTCAATGTTTTGtcaaaaaaaggagattttgcCTTTCAACAGGTGAAGACGGTGCTGAGAAAACCCTTTACACACACAAGTGCTAACTCGGGCACATGCCATCCCAACAAAAACAGGGTTTTTAAGGCAAAGTTTCAGGTGATTTGACTGGAAAACTTCTCAATCAAAGGGACCCCAGGTCTCTTTCCAGCCCAGGAGAGGAGAATCCCCTCCAACCCATGCTCTCATTAGCAGGATGAGACCTCTGATACCTTTGTTCGCAACCTCTGGGCAATTTTCTCAAATTTGCCTTTTTCATGGAACTTAAAGGTGCGTTTCTGCCGCTGGGCCGGGGTTATGGAGACCCGGGGGTCAAAGTACGTGTTTGACTCCATGTCTTCTGAGGGCTTTTCCTTAAGCTGCTGTTTGAACTGCTCTCTCTTCACTGCTCGGATGTTGGCCTTGAGGGTGGGCATGCGGTGGGTGAGCTCGATCTCCTTCCCGCTCGCATCCACCGTCCGGCCCTGCTCATCCAGGATCAGAGGCGTGGGCTTGGTCTGATCCTTCAGCTCCACTTTCCTGGGGGCAGGACAACATCTGTTACGTTCAAATGTGAACACAGCACtatttcaaaggaaatttcAGCTTATTCCCACGGTTTCCATATTTTTACAGCTCATCCGCACTGCCAGAAGTGACTCCAACCTTGTGCGCACAATTAGGGAATCTTGGCCAAGGGAGAAGGAACCTTCATTTCACCTCTTTTAGTATAAAATTTGTTCCTTCAGCAGCAGTTAAAGCCATTGCTAGGAaaccagcagcactggagaaaCCTTTGGCCCGCCCTGCCTGGCATTCTGGGCTCTGGTACTCACGGCGGCGCGATGCCCATGGCGTGAAGGTTGGCCAGCCCCACCATGTTGGCATTGCCAATGAGCCCTGGTTTCAGGGCCAGCTGAGCCTGGATCCGggcctgcagctctgcagctttccTGGCCTTCTCTATGGCATCGTTCATGAACGTGGCTGCCTGCGAGGGCTGGATCGTGTTGCCAATGGGGAGCCGTTCCGATTGGGACGAAGAAGAAATTTTGGGCTGTTGACAGAGAAGGAAGTTTTGTTCCGTGCCCGTTCCAGCAGACCCAGACCAACGCATGGCAGCTGAAACAGGGGCCAGGGGTGGGCAGGGTTTACCCACTGCCTGTGGAAGATACCTGTGGTGTGGGAGGACTGATGAAactcagctgctttttcctctcttcaatCTGCCGGGTGGCTGCCTCCATCATCTGTTTGATCTGTGGCAAAACAGACAGCGAGTTTTTCTACGATTCCTCCGTTTGGGACACAAGTTAGGATAAACTCTGTCTTGGGACACAGCCCAGCTAGACTGACCTGGAGTTTAgtcagcatccctgggctctCCGACGGTGGGCCTGGAATGACTTCAGGCTCATCCTCAACCTCCTCAAACCGTGGGATGCGCCGTTTCTTGACGCCAGAGGATTCTTTAGACACTTCAGAGTCATCACCAAACACATCCTAATGtaaagaaagagcagaaagcTGTGGTTACAACAGAGAGTTCTCCCCTCAGACCAGGACTTGAGATGAGAAACCACCAGCATGTCTCTGTTCCGGCTCCATAACGCAGAATTCCAGGGCAGCACGTGGAGGCTGAGCCCACGCCAAGCCTGGGCCCTGGTCCCCCACCAGAGAAACACTGATGACATCCATGCAAGAGCGTGAAGGACAGGAGACATGGCAGGGATGAGCCTGCCTTACAGCACCATTGCTCCCTCAGGTGCTCAGAGAAGGGGACTGGCACTGGGGAGATTTAAGGTCTCAGCGACATGGAAAGATAGAAAAAGCCTGCCCAGAGCTGATCTGATTAGGATAACAATATTTCCACGTCTTCCACCAACTTGAAGGAATCTGCACTGTCCTACCATGCAGTCCTCCCAAAAGGAGGATGTGGCCCTGGATCCGGGGAGGGTTGGGACACCTGCAGCATTCCCTCACACTTCAGGCCAGACCACTCCAGCTCAGATCCAAGGCCGGAGCCACTCCAGAGAAGCTCAGCTCAGAGAGCACATGGAGCAATGGCCCCGCTGATGGGCTTGCAGCAGCATCAGTTCACCAAACAAAAGGCACGGAACGTTTTTCACAGAGCTCTGGTcaggcccagcccagcacctgtGGCTGTGGATTCCATCGTCAGCGCCTGGTTTGTGTATGGAAACCTGGATCTGTCTGTGTGGTGGTTACTGCAGTGTGTGTGTCAAGGtgttatttgaaaagaaaatatacacACCGGTTGGGAGCGTTAGTTGCAATCCCTTCTTCACTACAACGGTTCATATCCTACAAGGACACTTCCTCAGCCACACAGGTACTTCTTGGAAAACCTACAAGTTCAAGAGAAAGGACTTGCCCATAGTATAATGTGTGGAAACTTTACGTTCAGTTCCTGACCTTCCCAAGCCATGACCTACCCCAGAGTGAACCGAGGAGCGGCAAGTGGCACAGCAAGTGGCCCTGGGAATCATCACTGCCCGACGCCATGGGATCTGCAGTGCCAGGACAAATTCCTCTCCACAGCCTGAACTGGGGCAGGGTCAGTCAGTCTGCAAGTGCTGCCATGACCTGACCACCTCAGAGACTGGTTTGTGTTCCTGCAGGGTCCAGACAGACCCAGACCATGATGGAGAAGTTCCAAGAAATGTGATTCCGGAAAGAAGAGTGAGAATTTGGCAGGAGGAATGCCCCTCTCTGTGCCAGGAGCCAAGAAAAGAAGGATCAGTTTCTGCTGTTGCTGCCTAGCCCAAATTct
This DNA window, taken from Cinclus cinclus chromosome 31, bCinCin1.1, whole genome shotgun sequence, encodes the following:
- the PRPF3 gene encoding U4/U6 small nuclear ribonucleoprotein Prp3 translates to MSLSKRELDELKPWIEKTVKRVLGFSEPTVVTAALNCVGKGMDKKKAADHLKPFLDDSTLRFVDKLFEAVEEGRSSRHSKSNSDRNRKRELKDVFGDDSEVSKESSGVKKRRIPRFEEVEDEPEVIPGPPSESPGMLTKLQIKQMMEAATRQIEERKKQLSFISPPTPQPKISSSSQSERLPIGNTIQPSQAATFMNDAIEKARKAAELQARIQAQLALKPGLIGNANMVGLANLHAMGIAPPKVELKDQTKPTPLILDEQGRTVDASGKEIELTHRMPTLKANIRAVKREQFKQQLKEKPSEDMESNTYFDPRVSITPAQRQKRTFKFHEKGKFEKIAQRLRTKAQLEKLQAEISQAARKTGIHTSTKLALITPKKELKEGEIPEIEWWDSYIIPNGLDLKGGTTSKKDEYFGITNLVEHPAQLNPPVDSDTPVTLGVYLTKKEQKKLRRQTRREAQKELQEKVRLGLMPPPEPKVRISNLMRVLGTEAVQDPTKVEAHVRAQMAKRQKAHEEANAARKLTAEQRKAKKVKKLKEDVSQGVHIAVYRVRNLSNPAKKFKIEANAGQLYLTGVVVLHKDVNVVVVEGGPKAQKKFKRLMLHRIKWDEQTSNTKGEDDDESDEESVKKTNKCSLVWEGTAKDRSFGEMKFKQCPTENMAREHFKKHSAEHYWDLALSESVLESTD